The genomic stretch TGACGCCGGGAATTCGGATTCTTGCGAATACCCTCGATCAGATTGCTGATCTGGTCGATAGGCCCTCCGTCTGGCGTCGGCCATGAACGCCATTGCGCACCATAGACGGGACCCAGTTCGCCATTTTCGTCTGCCCACTCGTCCCAGATGCTGACGCCGTTTTCCTTGAGATAGCGGATATTGGTGTCGCCCTTCAGGAACCAGAGAAGTTCATGAATGATCGAGCGCAGATGCAGCTTCTTGGTCGTCGTGACAGGAAAACCATCAGCAAGATTGAAGCGCATCTGGTAGCCAAACACGCTTCTCGTCCCGGTCCCGGTCCTGTCGCCCCGGTCAGTGCCTGTTTCGAGCACGTGACTGAGAAGCTCATGATATTGCTGCATGATCTCACCACCGATTCTTAGATGAGACCATGTTAGCCCGCGGCCACGCCGGGACCAAGCCGCAAAGCCGACCCGTCAGAGACCGTCCCCACCTTAAAGTGAGGAGAGCTTGCCCAGTTCCTTGGCGACTAGATAGTAGAACGTCACACGGGACTTGGTACGGTCCCCGGACATTGCGGCACAAGTCGCGTCGATCGCCTTGTCGGCAGCGTCACCATCAATGCCAAGCTTCTTGCCGCACCATTTTTCCTTGACGCGGGCAAGTTCTGACGGATCGGAGCAGGACACCATGGACGAATCCCGGTTGCGCAACGCAATCCCCAGATGACGGACGATCTTCCCCACGATCGCCTCATCCGCATTCGCATCATATTTCTTCACATCGGCAACGTAATCCGTCATGCGACCCCTCCAGTGATCAAGTTTCTCTGATTTATTCTAAATTAGAGATGTACCAGCTACAGGCGATAGGTCAAGGCAAGTCCGAAAGGCAGAAACTCCCGCCAAGCCGACAGACTTCGAGGTCTGGCTGAAATCAGCAGGCAATATCCGCTTTCCATCATCAGGCTCTTTTCATCACCGTCAGGAACACCTATATGAGACGTGTCGGGTTTCGGCTCGACTATGGCAATAAACGGTCGATGAAATAAACCTATTGGACCCGGGGGCGGTACCCGGCGCCTCCACCAAAAACCGGTCGGCAGACAGGATGCTGGACCGGCTTTTGATGGGGGCGAAATAGGATCGACAAGGGTGTAAAGATCGAACTTTTGCCCGGCATGATACCGCCGTTATCGGGTCACAAGTGTAGTTGCAAACGACAACAACGCTAAGGGTTACGCTCTCGCTGCCTAATGGCGGTGCGGGAAACCCGACCTAAGTCCTCCAGGTTAGCCCCTTGAGGCGGGGTCCGAAGGCACCTGGCAACAGAAGCCTTCACCTTCCCTTCATGCTTGTCCGTTTCATGGTGCTTGCTCTGCTACCGCATCGAAATCAAATGGTGTAATCTATAGCGACGAGACTCGCGTTTCGGGGTTCCCCGCTGCACGAGGCCATGGCATATAGCCGTCGTTTGCGGCTGGACAAGGAAAGACAGG from Peteryoungia desertarenae encodes the following:
- a CDS encoding DUF2853 family protein gives rise to the protein MTDYVADVKKYDANADEAIVGKIVRHLGIALRNRDSSMVSCSDPSELARVKEKWCGKKLGIDGDAADKAIDATCAAMSGDRTKSRVTFYYLVAKELGKLSSL